In Streptococcus oralis, a single window of DNA contains:
- the lspA gene encoding signal peptidase II has product MKKRGIVAVIVLLLIGLDQLVKNYVVQQIPLGEVRSWIPNLVSLTYLQNRGAAFSMLQDQQWLFAVITLVVMVGAIWYLHKHMEDSLWLVFGLTLIIAGGLGNFIDRMSQGFVVDMFHLDFINFAIFNVADSYLTVGVIVLLIAMLKEEVNGN; this is encoded by the coding sequence ATGAAAAAAAGAGGAATAGTAGCAGTCATTGTACTGCTTTTGATTGGGCTGGATCAGTTGGTCAAAAATTATGTTGTCCAGCAGATTCCACTGGGTGAAGTGCGTTCGTGGATCCCCAATCTCGTTAGTTTGACCTACCTGCAAAATAGAGGAGCAGCCTTCTCCATGCTGCAAGATCAGCAGTGGTTATTTGCTGTCATTACACTGGTCGTCATGGTGGGTGCCATTTGGTATTTACATAAACACATGGAGGATTCTCTCTGGTTAGTTTTTGGACTGACCCTGATAATAGCGGGAGGTCTGGGCAACTTTATCGACAGAATGAGTCAAGGTTTTGTGGTGGATATGTTTCACCTAGACTTTATCAACTTTGCGATTTTCAATGTTGCTGATAGCTATTTGACAGTCGGTGTGATTGTTCTATTGATTGCAATGCTTAAAGAGGAAGTAAATGGAAATTAA
- a CDS encoding RluA family pseudouridine synthase, whose protein sequence is MEIKIERGGQRLDKALSDLTELSRSLANEQIKAGQVLVNGQVKKAKYTVQEGDIVTYHVPEPEVLEYVAENLPLEIIYQDEDVAVVNKPQGMVVHPSAGHTSGTLVNALMYHIKDLSGINGVLRPGIVHRIDKDTSGLLMIAKNDEAHLALAQELKDKKSLRKYWAIVHGNLPNDRGVIEAPIGRSEKDRKKQAVTAKGKPAVTRFQVLERFGDYSLVELQLETGRTHQIRVHMAYIGHPVAGDEVYGPRKTLKGHGQFLHAKTLGFTHPRTGETLEFTADIPEIFKETLERLRKIENR, encoded by the coding sequence ATGGAAATTAAAATTGAAAGAGGTGGGCAACGTCTAGACAAGGCCTTATCGGATCTAACAGAATTGTCACGCAGTCTCGCGAATGAACAAATCAAGGCTGGACAAGTCTTGGTGAATGGGCAAGTCAAGAAAGCCAAATACACTGTCCAAGAGGGGGATATCGTCACCTACCATGTGCCAGAACCAGAGGTTTTAGAGTATGTGGCTGAGAATCTGCCGCTCGAGATTATCTACCAAGATGAGGATGTAGCCGTTGTTAACAAACCTCAAGGGATGGTGGTTCATCCCAGCGCAGGTCATACCAGTGGAACCTTGGTCAATGCCCTCATGTACCATATCAAGGACCTGTCAGGTATCAATGGGGTTCTCCGCCCAGGAATCGTTCACCGTATTGACAAGGACACGTCTGGTCTCCTTATGATTGCTAAGAATGATGAGGCCCACTTAGCACTTGCCCAAGAACTCAAGGACAAGAAGTCTCTCCGCAAATACTGGGCGATTGTTCATGGCAATCTTCCCAATGATCGTGGTGTCATTGAAGCTCCGATTGGTCGTAGTGAAAAAGATCGTAAGAAACAGGCTGTAACTGCTAAAGGAAAGCCAGCAGTGACTCGTTTTCAAGTCTTGGAACGCTTTGGAGATTATAGCTTAGTGGAGTTGCAACTGGAAACAGGACGTACCCACCAAATCCGTGTTCATATGGCTTATATTGGCCATCCAGTTGCTGGGGATGAGGTCTATGGTCCTCGTAAGACTTTGAAAGGACATGGACAGTTTCTCCATGCTAAAACTCTAGGATTTACCCATCCGAGAACAGGTGAAACCTTGGAGTTCACAGCAGATATTCCAGAGATTT